The window CCCGTGAACTCCACGTCGTGGGGCTGCTGTTCGTAGTGGACCACCAGTGCCTCCGCGGCCTCCCTGGCCTGTTCGGAGGTCTCGGCGACGACGAGGGCGACCGGCCAGCCCAGGTGCGGTACGCGGTCGTGCTGGAAGACGGCGCAGGTCGGGTCCGGCGGGATGCCCAGCAGGCCGACGTAGTCGGTCGAGACGCGGGGCGCGTTGCGGTGGTCCAGGACGGCGAGGACGCCCGGCATGGCGAGGACGGCGTCGGTGTCGATGGCGCTGATGCGGCCGCGGGCGACGGTGGACAGGGCCAGCCAGCCGTACGCGAGGTCGGCGAAGGGCACCTCGCCCGCGTAGCGGGCCGCTCCGGTGACCTTGTCCCGGCCCTCCACGCGGGTGTGCGCCGTACCGACTGCAGGGGCGGGTGCGGGTGTCCGGGTTCCGGTGGTGGCGGTGGTCATCGGGCGGACTCCTCGGTGAGTCGGGTCAGCTCGGCCACCACGAGGTTGCGCATGAGGGCCACCTTGTATCCGTTGTGCGGCAGCGGCCTGGCCGCCGCCAGTTCGGCGTCCGCCGCTGCCGCGAAGGTCGTGGCGTCGGCCGGAGCGCCGATGAGGACGCGTTCGGCTGCCAGGGCGCGCCAGGGACGGGAGGCGACCGCGCCGAGCGCCAGGCGCGCGTCCCGGACGACGCCGTCGCGGACGTCGAGCGCGGCGGCGAGGGAGCCGATGGCGAACGCGTACGAGGCACGCTCGCGGACCTTGCGGTAGCGGGAGCCGGCGGCGACCGGGACGGGCGGCAGCGTGACGCCGGTGATCAGCGCGCCGACGGGCAGGGCGGTCTCCAGGTGCGGGGTGTCGCCGACGGGCAGGTAGAACTCGCCGAGCGGCAACTCCCCCGGCCCGTCGGGGGCTTCGTAGTGCACGACGGCGTCGAAGGCGGTGAGGGCGACGGCCATGTCCGAGGGGTGTACGGCCACGCAGTGGTCGGACGCGCCCAGGATCGCGTGGTTGTGGTGGTCGCCCTCCAGGGCGGGGCAGCCGCTGCCGGGTACCCGCTTGTTGCAGGGCGCGGTGATGTCGGTGAAGTAGCCGCAGCGGGTGCGCTGGAGCAGGTTGCCGCCGACCGTGGCCATGTTGCGCAGCTGGCCGGAGGCCCCGGCCAGCACCGCCTGTGCCAGCGCCGGGTAGCGCCGCCGGACCTCGGGGTGGGCGGCCAGGTCGCCGTTGGTGACGGTGGCGCCGATGCGCAGGCCGCCGTCGGGTGTGGATTCGATCTCGTCGAGGGGCAGTTCGCGGATGTCGATGAGCCGGTTCGGCCGTTCGACACCGGTCTTCATGAGGTCGACGAGGTTGGTGCCGCCGCCGAGGAAGCGGGTGTCCGGGTCCGCGCCGAGCAGGGCGACGGCGCCGGCCACGTCGGACGCGCGCTGGTAGCCGAACTCCCTCATGCCACAGCCCCCTCGGCGTCGGTCGCGGAGCCGGCGGGCGCCCGTCCGTGGGTGTCCGCGCTCGTGCCGGCCGCGGCCGCGCGGGCCACCGCCTCGACGATCGAGACATAGGCGCCGCAGCGGCACAGATTGCCGCTCATCCGTTCTCGGATCTCGTCGGCGGTCAGGGGCGGTGGTCCCGCTTCGGGCCTGACGTCGTCGGTGACGGCGCTCGGCCAGCCGGCGGCGTGCTCCTCGATCACCCCGATCGCCGAGCAGATCTGTCCGGGGGTGCAGTAGCCGCACTGGTAGCCGTCCAGGTCGAGGAATGCCTGCTGCACGGGGTGCAGCCGCTCGCCCTCGGCCAGTCCTTCGACCGTGGTGATCTCGTGGCCTTCGGCCGCCACGGCCAGTTGCAGGCAGGAGACCGTTCGGCGCCCGTCGAGCAGAACGGTGCAGGCACCACATTGCCCCTGGTCACAGCCCTTTTTGGAACCGGTCAGATCGAGGCGCTCACGCAGGGCGTCGAGCAGCGTGGTGCGGTGGTCGACGGGCAGTGTGTACTTCTCGCCGTTGATCTTCAAGGTGATGACACTGGACGTCGATAGGGCCATGAGCAGCTTCTTTCGCGTTTCCAAAGGGAATTGGGGGTCCGGCGACAGGAGTGCCGGCTGGTGCGAAGCGTGCGAGGTGGGTGCCGGGGCAACGTGAGGAACCGGATGCGCGGGGACCTGACCGCGGGCGGCAGGTCCCGACTGCCGGTCGGCGGATACCGAGGTGGCAGGCGCCGACTGCCGTGAGGCCTCGCCCGCGGCTATCGTGGGCGTAACCGGACGACTGTCCGCTACCCCTGAAACGTAACGGACAGTTGTCCGCTTAGCAAGTGCGGGCTTCGGCCAGGAACCCGCGAGGAGGACGAGTGCCGCAGAAGAAGGACGCACCCCTGCGCTCGGACGCCCAGCGCAACCGTGAACGCATCCTGGAAGTGGCACTCACCGAGCTGACGCGCTGCGCGGACGCCCCGCTGAGCGCGATCGCGAAAAAGGCCGGCGTCGGGCAGGGCACGTTCTACCGCAACTTCCCCAACCGCGAGGCACTGGTCCTCGAGATCTACCGGCACGAGATGCAGCAGGTCGCCGACAGCGCCTGCCACTTGCTGCGGACCAGGCCGCCCGAGCGTGCGCTGCGGGCCTGGATGGACCGGCTGGCGGAGTTCGCCATGGCCAAGGCCGGCCTGGCCGACGCGATCCGGCAGGTCACCGGTGCCCCGGGCGGACCGGCGAAGCCGGAGCCCACACCGGTCGCCGCCGCGGCGGACCTCCTCCTGCGCGCCAACGAGGAGGCCGGCACCATCCGCCCGGGCGTCACCGCCGACGACCTCCTCCTCGCCATAGCGGGCCTCTGGCAGCTCGCTCCGCACGAGGACTGGCAGCCACGCGCCGCCCGCCTCTTCGACCTCGTCATGGACGGCCTGCGCACGGGGGCGCCCGAGGGCTGAGCACGTCCGGCCCACGTCGCCCGGCAGAGGCTCGGCAGGGACGCGGCGCCGCCGGTGTCCGCCGACGGGTCCGTGCCCGGCGCGGCGCCACCGGTGCCCGCCCGACGAGTTCGATCACGGCCGGGAACGACCGCGACGGGGCAGCACGCGGTACCGGCCCCCGGCAGGTGCTCGGCAGGGACGCGGCGCCGCTGATGTCCGCCCGCCGAATTCGAGCCCGGCCCCGCCCTCGGGCACCACAGGGTGGCGGCCCGCCTGCCGGAGCACGGCCGGAAACGACCGCGACGAGGCGGCACGCGGTACCGGAGGCCGGGTGCCGACACCACTCACAGGACCGAGGTGTCCGCCGACGGGTTCATGCCCGGCCCCGCCCTCGGGCACGACAGGATGGCGGCCCGCCTGCCGGAGCACGGCCGGAAACGACCGCGACGAGGCGGCACGCGGTACCGGAGGCCGGGTGCCGACACCGCTCACAGGACCGAGGTGTCCGCCGACGGGTTCATGCCCGGCCCCGCCCTCGGGCACCACAGGGTGGCGGCCCGCCTGCCGGAGCACGGCCGGAAACGACCGCGACGAGGCGGCACGCGGTACCGGAGGCCGGGTGCCGGCGCCACGTCGCCCGGCGGGGGCCCGGCAGGGATGCGACGCCGCCGGTGCCCGCCGGCGGGTCGGCGCGCGTACCGGAGGCCGGGTGCCAGCGCCGCTCACAGGCCCAAGGTGACCGCCGCTCCGACCCCGCCCAGGCCGAGGGCGACCGCGGCCTCGGGCCAGCCGCCGCGGCCCCAGGGGAGGTAGTGGTCGACGGAGAGGCGGCCGGGACCGATGGCCGCGACGGCCAGGGCGGCCACGGCGATGCAGACGTTGTACTCCACACCGCCGTCCTCGTCCCAGAGACCGTGGGCGCCGGTGACGGTCACCATCGCGTTGATCATCGTGCCGATCAGCGCGGCGGCCGCGAGCGGCGTCAGCAACCCGAGGGCCAGGCCGAGTCCGCCGAGGAACTCGGACCCGCCGCCGATGACGGCGAAGACCTTCCCCGGGCGGTATCCGAGCCCGGCGAAGGCCTGACCGGTCGCCGTCAGGCCGCCGCCGCCGAAGAGTCCGAACAGTTTCTGCGCGCCGTGCGCGGCCATCAGCAGCCCGAAGGTCAGCCGCAGAAGCAGCAGGCCCCAGTCCGCGGCGGACGACGTCGATGCGTTCGTGGCGTGCGCGTCCGCCGGACCTGGCGGACGGCGCGGAATGCGATTCTCGTTCATGCCAGTGCTCCGATAGCGCGCCGCAACGGGCATTGCCCCCCTGCCGATCCTTCCGCCGCGTCCATGATCACGCATCCGGGGCGGGCCCGGACCCCGGGCGGTAGCCTGCTCGTGAGGACAGCCATGGCCGACGAGGTACGCATCCGGCTCCTCGGCGGGTTCGCGGTGGCGGTCGAGGACCGCCCGGTCGCCGCCGGGGCGTGGCGCCTGCGCAAGGCCCGCAGCCTGCTGAAACTGCTCTGCCTGGCACCCGGCCACCGGATACACCGCGAACAGGTCTACGACCTGCTGTGGCCCGGCCTCGACCGGTCGGCGGCGTCGAACAACTTGCACCAGGTGCTGTACGCGGTGCGCCGCGCGCTGGCCGCCACGGGAGCGCCGGGTGAGGTCGTGGTGCTCCGCGACGACATGGTGGTCCTCGGCCCGGAGGGCGGCGTACGGGTCGACCTCGACGCCTTCGACGAGGCGTCCCGGCGGGCCTCCGACGGTGGCGGCACCGCGGCCTACCGCGCCGCACTCGACCTGGCCGGGCCCGGTCTGCTGCCGGAGGACCGGTACGAGGCCTGGGCGGGCGAGGCGGCCGAGGCGCTGGAGAGACGGCGCGCGGCCCTGCTGCTCGGCCTCGCCGAGGCGCTGGAGCAGGATCACGACACGGCCGGGGCCCTCGACGTACTGCGGACCCTGGTGGCCGGGGATCCCCTGCACGAACCCGGTCACCGGGCTCTGATGCGCGTCCTGGCCGAGGCGGGGCGGCGCCGGGAGGCGCTGGCCGTGTACGAGAGTCTGCGGGACGCGCTCCGGCGCGACACCGGCGCCGACCCCGACCCGCAGACGCGCGGGCTCTACCGTGCGCTGCTGGCCGACTCGGTCGAGCCCCCAAAGGAGCCGGCGCCCCTTCGGCACCGGCTGCCGGCACCGGCCACCGCGCTCATCGGGCGGGAACGGGAGATGGCGGAGATCGTACGGTCCCTGGGGTGCGGCAGGTTGCTCACCCTCACCGGGGCCGGTGGTTGCGGCAAGACCCGGCTGGCGCTCGCCGTGGCTGCCCGCCGGGGCGGCGACTTCCGGGACGGTGCCTGCTTCGTGGACCTGGCCGGGCTGGCGGAGCCGGACCTCGTGCCCGAGGCGGTCGCGACCGCTCTGGGGCTCCCCCTGCCGCCGTCGGGCGGGAGCCGGCAGGCGCTGGTGGCCCAGCTGACCGGACGGGAGCTGCTGCTGGTGCTGGACAACTGCGAGCACCTCGTCGACGCGTGCGCCGCCCTGGCCTCCCAGGTCATCGCGCGCTGTCCGGGCGTCGTCGTCCTCGCGACCAGCCGGGAGCCGTTGCGCAGCTACGGGGAGCGGACCTTCCGGGTGCCCTCGCTGGGGCTGCCGGATCCGCACCGGCTGCCGTCCGTGGCGGAATTGGGCCGCTTCGCCTCCGTACGGCTGTTCACGGAGCGCGCGGCGCAGGCGGACCCGGGGTTCCGGCTGACCGACCGGAACGCCACCGCCGTCGCGCAGATCTGCTTCCGGCTCGACGGCATGCCGCTGGCCCTCGAACTCGCGGCGGCCCGGGTGCACGTGCTGGCGCCGCGGCAGATCGCCGAACGGCTCGACGACGCCCTGGTCCTCCTCGGCCGGGGCGACCGGCGGGGCGTGACCCGGCAGGAGACGCTGCTGGCCACCCTGGAGTGGAGCCATCGCCTGCTCGACGAGGAGGAACAGCGCCTGTTCCGCCGGCTCGCGGTGTTCGTGGGCGGGTTCTCGCTGGCCGCCGCCGAGCAGGTGTGCGCGGACGGCGCGGACGAAGGCGCCGTCCTGGACGTCCTCGACCGGCTGGCCGACAAGTCCCTGGTGTCGGTGGAACCCCGGCAGGACGAGGTGCGCTACCGGCTGCTGGAGACCATCCGCCAGTACGCCGCGGGCCGGCTGCGGGCCGCCGGGGAGGCGGCGGCGACCGAGGTCCGGCACCGGCGTTTCTACCTGGCGCTCGCCGAGTCCTGGGACCGCGAGCCGCCCGCGGGGGTGCCGGCCGCCACGTCGCTGGAGCTGGAGGCCGACCACGGCAATCTGCGGGCCGCCCTGCGCTCCCTCCTGCGCGACGAACCGGACGGCGCGCTGCGGCTGGCCGTCGCCCTGCGGTCGTTCTGGGCCGAACGGGGACTGCTCGCCGAGGGCCGGCGATGGCTGGAGGACGCCCTGGCCGCCGCGCCGGACCCGTCCCCGCAGAGGGCACGGGCGCTGATGGGACGGGCCGTGCTGGCGATCCGCCTGGGTGACGGCGCCCCGCTGGAGGAGATCGCCGAGCAGATCGTGGCGGTGCACCGGGGACGCCCGGACCCGGCGGCGCTGGCGTCCGCCCACTGCCAGCGGGCCATCCTGCTCTGGATGCGCGGCTCGTGGGAGCGGGCCCGCACCGCCCTCGACGTCGCGCGCGCCCTCGCCCTGGAAGCGGGTGAGCCGTCGGTCCTCGCCGCCGCCGCGCATCTCGCGGGCGTCTGGGCCGTCTGCCGCGGTGAGGGCGCGGCGGCCCGGGAGGCAGCCGGGGAGAGCCTGCGGCTGCTGGAGGACGTCAAAACCGGCTGCCGGCCCTTCTTCCCGGTCATCACACCGGGTTACACGGTCGAGGAGGCCGCGTCCGGACAGGTCTCGCTGTACTTCGAGGAGACGGTGCTGGCCGGCCGAGCGGTGGGCCCGTCCCGCGCCCGCGGCCACGCCCTGGCGAACCTCGCGTGGGCGTGCCGCCTCGACGGGGACACCGGCGCCGCCACGACGGCGGCGGAACGCGGTGTCGACTGCTTCCGCGGGCTGGGCGACCCGTACGGCGAGTCCCTGGCCCTGAACACGCTCGGCAACGTCCTGCGCGGCGCGGGCGATCCGGAGGCCGCCGGCCCGTGCCTGGACGCTGCGCTGGCGATCAGGCGCCGCCTCGGGGACCGGCGCGAGGAGGGCATCACCCTCGGCTGCCTGGGGCTGCTCCGGCTGGCCGGTGGTGAAACCGGCGCCGCCCGGACCGCCTTCACCCGGGCCCTCGCGGGCTTCGAGGAGACCGACGATCTCCCGGGCACCATCAACGGCCTGCTGCACCTGGGGCTCGTCGCCCGGGCCTCCGGCGACCCGGTACGCGCCCGTACCCTCCTCGGCCGTGCCCGGGAGCTGGAGCACGTCGCCGGGTCGACGTCCGCCGCCGGCTGGGTCTGCCTGATGCTGGCGCGGTTGCAGGAGCAGGCGGGGCAGCACCGGGCGGCCGAGGCGACGGCCGCCCGGGCCGGCGAGTTGTTCGCCGGCCTCGGCGACGCCCGGGGAACGGCCGCCCTGCGCCGCACGATGCCACGGGCGGCCGGCGGCAAAGCCGCTGCTGAGTGAGTGCTAAGAGCCGCTGCCTACGGTCGTGGGAGTCAGCCGAAGCACTCACACCGAGGAGCCGACCATGTCGATCGACACGGCAAAGGGGGTCCTGGGGGACGCCACGATCGCCGAGCTGGAGGCGGGCCTGCGCGGCACCGTCGTGCGTCCCGACGACGCCGACTACGACCGGGCCCGCGCGGTCTGGAACGGGTGCCACGACAAGCACCCGGCCCTGATCGTGCGCTGCGCCGGGACGGCCGACGTGATCCGCGCCGTCGAGTTCGCCCGCAGCCAGGACCTGCTCGTCGCCGTGCGCGGCGGCTCGCACAGCATCGCCGGGTTCTCCACCTGCGACGACGGCATCGTCATCGACCTGTCCGCCATGAAGGGCGCGGTCGTCGACCCCGTGCGGCGCCGGGTGGTCGCCCAGCCGGGCATGACCTGGGGGGACCTCGACCACGAGACCCAGGCGTTCGGGCTCGCCGTGACCGGTGGCCTGGTGTCCACGACCGGCATCTCCGGCTTCACCCTCGGCGGCGGGGTGGGCTGGCTGCTGCGGCGCCACGGCCTGGCCTCCGACAACCTGACGGCGGCCGAGGTCGTGACGGCGGACGGCCGCGTGGTGCGCGCGGACGCGCGGGAGCACCCGGAGCTGTTCTGGGCCCTTCGGGGCGGCGGCGGGAACTTCGGTGTCGTGACCTCCCTGGAGTACCAGCTGCACCCGGTCGGGCCGCAGATCCTAGGCGGCCTGATCGTCTACCCCCTGGATCAGGCCCGGCAGGTCGTCACGGGCTGGCGGGACCTGATCGGCGGCATGCCCGACGAGCTGACGACGCTGGTCAACCTGATGACGGCGCCTCCCCTGCCGTTCCTGCCCGAGGAGGTGCACGGCACCAGGGTCGCGGTGGTGCTCGGGATGTACGCGGGCGCCCCGGCCGCCGGCGAGGCGGCGGTGGCTCCGCTGCGGGCGCTGGGCACCCCCGTCGCCGACCTCATGGGCCCGATGCCGTACACGGGCATGCAGTCGATGATCGATCCGCTCTGGGCGGCCGGTGCGCAGAACTACTTCACGTCCGCGTTCATCGAGCCTTCCGACGCCGCGCTCGACGCCGTCCTGCGCCGGCACCTGACGACACCCACGCCGAACAGCGAGCTGCATCTGCACCAGCTGGGCGGTGCCTTCGCCCGGATGCCCGCCGACGCCACCGCCTTCAGCCAGCGGGACGCGGGCGTGCTGTGCAACGTCGTCGCGCGCTCCCCCGACGCGACGGATTTCGACTCGCACATCGCCTGGGCCCGGAGCACCCGCGAGGAGATCGCCCGCCATGGCCGCGGGGCCATGTACGTCAACTTCACGGGCGACGCCGCCGAGGACAAGGTGCGCGCCTCGTACCCGGACGCCGTCCACCGGCGGCTCGTCGCCGTCAAGGACACCTACGACCCGGCCAACGTGTTCCGGCTCAACCAGAACATCCGCCCCTCGAAGACGAGTTGACGGCAACCAACAGCCCGGCCGCCCTGCGGAGGGCGGCCGGACCCGTGTCAGAAGGCGATCTCGTCGAACAGCACGGGCAGGTCCGGTTCCGGGGCGCGGCCCAGTACCTGCTCGGCCCAGATGACCTTGCCCTTCGCCACGTACCGTGTCCCCCAGCTGTCCGCGAACTGGGACACCAGGAACAGCCCGCGCCCTCCCTCGTCGTTGGATCCCGCGCGGCGCAGCCGGGGCGAGGTGTTGCTGCCGTCGGAGACCTCGCAGACGAGGGTGCTGCCCAGCAGGATCCTGACCCGGCCCGGCGGGGCGCCGTAGCGGATGGCGTTGGTGAGGAGCTCGCTGAGGATCAGTTCCGTGCTGAACGCCTGCTCCTCCAGCCCCCAGTCGGCGAGTCGCGTGCTCACCTCGGTGCGGGTCCGGGACACGGCCGTGGTGTCGAACGGTACGTCCCAGGTCGCGACGCGGGACGGGTCGAGCAGCCGGGTCCGGGCCACCAGCAGCGCCACGTCGTCACTGGGGTGCTCGGGCAGCATCGTCGTCATGAGGGCGCGGCAGGTCTCCTCCGGGGTCTGGTCGGCGTGCGCGACGGTGGAGCGGAGCATGTCCAGTCCCTCGTCGATGTCCCGGTCGCGGCTCTCGATGAGGCCGTCGGTGAACAGGACGAGCCGGCTGCCCTCGGGGAGGTCCAGCTCGCCCGTCTCGAAGGGGTGTCCGCCGACGCCCAGGGGCGGGGACAGCGGCAGGTCGGGGAAGGTCACTCGGCCTTCGGGGTCCACCACGGCGGGCGCGAGGTGGCCTGCGCGGGAGAGGGTGCAGTGCCCGCCGACGGGGTCGTAGATGGCGTAGAGGCAGGTGGCGCCCGTGAGCGGTGCGCGGTCGTCCTCGTGTGCCGTCGGCGTGTCGAGGCGGGTGACCATCTCGTCGAGGTGCCCGAGCAGTTCGTCGGGGGTCAGGTCGAGGGAGGAGAAGTTCAGCACGGCGGTGCGCAGCCGGCCCATGGTGACCGCGGCCTGCAGCCCGTGTCCGACGATGTCGCCGACGACCAGGGCCACCCGGAAGCCGGGCAGCGGGATGACGTCGAACCAGTCTCCGCCCACACCGGAGCGCGCGGGCAGATAGCGCGAGGCGATCTCCAGCGCGTCCTGTTCCGGCAGGCCGAGGGGCAGCAGGTTGCGCTGGAGGGTCACCGCCATGGCGTGCTCACGGCCGTACCGGCGGGCGTTGTCGATCGCGACGGCGGCCCGGGCGACCAGTTCCTCGGCCACGGCGACGTCGCCCTCCTCGAACCGGGGGGAGTCGGCGGCCCGCCAGAAGTTGACCATGCCGAGTACCACCCCGCGGGCGCGGAGCGGCACCGTGATCAGTGAGTGGATGCCGGAATCCAGCACTCGCCGGGCCCCGTCCGGGTCCTGGGCCCGCCAGTCCTGGGCGTCGTGCAGTGTCGGCACCAGGACGGCCTTGCCGCGGCGCAGGGCCGCCACGCTCGGCGTGTCCGCCATCACGAAGCGGATCACCTCGCCCACCGGTTGCAGCGGCGTCCCCGACCGGGAGGCGCGCAGCGCGGTGCGCCGCATCTGGCGCACCGCTCCCGTGGGCTCCTCGCCGCGCAGCACGGAGTCGAGGAGTTCCACCGTGACGACGTCGGCCAGCCGCGGGACGGCCACCTCGGAGAGCTCCTCTGCGGTGCGCCGCACGTCGAGCGTGGTGCCGATCCGCATCCCGGCCTCGTACAGGAACGACAGCCGGCCCCGCGCCAGCTCGGCCTGCCCGGATAGGGCCCTCAGCTCGGTGGTGTCCCGGAAGGTGGCGACGAGGCCCTGGGCATCGCCGTCCGGTCCGATGAGCCGGGTGTTCACCGCCAGCAGCCGGTCGCCCGCCGGAGTCACCTCGTCGGACGCGGACTCCCCTGACAGCAGCAGCCGTCGCAGTCCGGGCCCCAGCTTCAGCTCGTTCAGCTTGCGCCCGTCGGCGTCCTCGGGCAGGTCCAGCAGCCGGTGTGCCTCGTCGTTGGCGAGCAGCACGCGTCCGTCGCCGCCGATGATCAGGACGCCTTCGCGCACCGCGTGCAGCACGGCGTCGTGGTGCTCGTACATCCTGGTCATCTCGGCCGGGCCGAGCCCGTGGGTCTGCCGCAGCAGCCGGCGGCTGACGAGCGCGGTGCCGCCGGTCGCGAGCAGCAGTGCCCCGGCCGCCGCCCCGAGCAGGATGGGCAGCTGGTCGTTCAGCACGTGGGCGAGGTTGGCGTACTGGATACCGGCGCTGACCATGCCGACCACGCGCCTGCTCGCGTCCGTCACGGGGACGACCGCGCGCACGGCGTCGCTGGGCTGCCCGTGGTACGTCTCGGTGAACGCCTCGCCCGCGGCGGCCGGCCCGACACCCTCGGCCTTCTTGCCGATGAGGGCCGGGTCGGTGTCGGCGAGCCGGACACCCTTGGGGTCGAGGACGGTGATGAAGTCGACTCCGGCGGCCTTCTCCGCCTCCTCCGCCGCCTGCTGGAGCCGTACGCCGGCGCCCGGTGACCGCAGGGCGAGCGCCGTACCGGGTGCGTGCGCGAACGCCTCGGCGGCGGCCAGCGACTTCTCCCGGGCGCTCTGCTCGCCGTCGTAGCGGCCCTGCACCACCAGGGCGGCGGACGCCACGGCGACGAGCACCAGCACGATGAGGGCCTGGAGCAGAAAGACCTGCGCGGCGAGCGTGCGGATGCTCAAAGGTGATGTGAAGCGGCGTCCGCGTGACGGCCCTGGACCGCGGGGCGGTCCGGACGACCGCCGCCAGCCGAGCGGCAGCGCCGCTCTCGCCCATGACCGGCGGGAACGTCCGCTCATGCCCCTTTTCTAACACTCAGGCTCGTCGGTCGGCGACCGGTGCGTCCGCCGCCGACGGGTCCGGGACGGGAAAACGCCTGGTCGGGGCGGGTTCTGGCCGGTCCCTCCTTGTCATGTGGCGGGCCGGGAACAGGTGACGTCCCGGGCCGGCGGCCGGCCACTCGCCAGGCAGGCGTCGACCGCGGTGTCGACGCAGGAACTGCCGAAGACGCCGTAGAGCGCGTGCTGGTCCGCTCCGCGCAGGGTGATCAGGCGGGAGCCGGGCCGCCTTCGGTGCACCGCCCGCGCGCCGGGATGGACGGTTCGCGGGTCGCCGGTGGCGTTGACGAGCAGGGCCGGCAGGTCGGCGCGGATCCTCGTCGGCCGCGCGCGGGGCGGGTCCCAGAACGCGCACGCGCCGATGTCGTTCGTGACGGGGGCGAACAGCGTGTCGGTCGTGTCCGCGCGCCGCAGGTCGCGCCGGTAGGTCTCCGGGGCGGGCACGGTGTGCCGGCGCGGCCGCCGTCGACCAGGACCGCGGCGCCGGCGATCCGGTCACGGGTCACCAGGTGGTGTACGGAACGGCGCACCTCCGCGGCTGTGCCGCACGGTCGGGGCGGGTGGCGCTAGGGCCGCGCGGAGGCCGCCGCCGGAACGGTGCCGAGCGTCGTCGGTGCGGTGACGCGTGCGAGGGCCGTGGCGAGGGCCGCGGTCAGGAGGCGGGTACGCCGGCACGGTGCGGGACTCGGTACGTGGATCGCCATGGGGCATCACGCCAGGCATCGCCCGGGTCGCGGTCACTGCGGCAGGCAGCCGGTTCACGGTGGGGGCGGCACCAGCACGGCGAGAGGAGCGGCCCCCCCCTTGCCCAGGGGACGCAACCTCGGCCCGTGCGTTGCCCTCTCACCCTCCGGAAGGGGGACACATGAAGATCACGCTTCGATCCGCGTCCGTCGCTGCGGCGCTCGCCGGCTGCTGCCTGGCACTCGTCTCGTGCGGCACGGATCACCCGGAGGCGCGCGGGACGGGTGGGCCGACGGGTCCGGCCGCCGGGACGGCCACGGCCACGCCCGCGCCGGGAGTCCCGGCGCTCCGGGCGTTCCGGACGTACCTGCGGACGGAAGGGCCGAAGGCGGACGCCGCCATCGCCTCACATGTGCTGGGCGTCCGTGTCCACGAGGCCGGGTCCGGCGCGCGGACCAGGGCCACGGTCGAGGTGGACTACGGGGTGTGGGACGACGAGCGGCTGGACCGCACCGCCGAGGTGTTCGCGCGGTGGCGGCGTTCCGTGTACGGCGACC of the Streptomyces sp. 1222.5 genome contains:
- a CDS encoding xanthine dehydrogenase family protein subunit M, which encodes MREFGYQRASDVAGAVALLGADPDTRFLGGGTNLVDLMKTGVERPNRLIDIRELPLDEIESTPDGGLRIGATVTNGDLAAHPEVRRRYPALAQAVLAGASGQLRNMATVGGNLLQRTRCGYFTDITAPCNKRVPGSGCPALEGDHHNHAILGASDHCVAVHPSDMAVALTAFDAVVHYEAPDGPGELPLGEFYLPVGDTPHLETALPVGALITGVTLPPVPVAAGSRYRKVRERASYAFAIGSLAAALDVRDGVVRDARLALGAVASRPWRALAAERVLIGAPADATTFAAAADAELAAARPLPHNGYKVALMRNLVVAELTRLTEESAR
- a CDS encoding (2Fe-2S)-binding protein, with protein sequence MALSTSSVITLKINGEKYTLPVDHRTTLLDALRERLDLTGSKKGCDQGQCGACTVLLDGRRTVSCLQLAVAAEGHEITTVEGLAEGERLHPVQQAFLDLDGYQCGYCTPGQICSAIGVIEEHAAGWPSAVTDDVRPEAGPPPLTADEIRERMSGNLCRCGAYVSIVEAVARAAAAGTSADTHGRAPAGSATDAEGAVA
- a CDS encoding TetR/AcrR family transcriptional regulator — translated: MPQKKDAPLRSDAQRNRERILEVALTELTRCADAPLSAIAKKAGVGQGTFYRNFPNREALVLEIYRHEMQQVADSACHLLRTRPPERALRAWMDRLAEFAMAKAGLADAIRQVTGAPGGPAKPEPTPVAAAADLLLRANEEAGTIRPGVTADDLLLAIAGLWQLAPHEDWQPRAARLFDLVMDGLRTGAPEG
- a CDS encoding DoxX family membrane protein, whose amino-acid sequence is MNENRIPRRPPGPADAHATNASTSSAADWGLLLLRLTFGLLMAAHGAQKLFGLFGGGGLTATGQAFAGLGYRPGKVFAVIGGGSEFLGGLGLALGLLTPLAAAALIGTMINAMVTVTGAHGLWDEDGGVEYNVCIAVAALAVAAIGPGRLSVDHYLPWGRGGWPEAAVALGLGGVGAAVTLGL
- a CDS encoding tetratricopeptide repeat protein; amino-acid sequence: MADEVRIRLLGGFAVAVEDRPVAAGAWRLRKARSLLKLLCLAPGHRIHREQVYDLLWPGLDRSAASNNLHQVLYAVRRALAATGAPGEVVVLRDDMVVLGPEGGVRVDLDAFDEASRRASDGGGTAAYRAALDLAGPGLLPEDRYEAWAGEAAEALERRRAALLLGLAEALEQDHDTAGALDVLRTLVAGDPLHEPGHRALMRVLAEAGRRREALAVYESLRDALRRDTGADPDPQTRGLYRALLADSVEPPKEPAPLRHRLPAPATALIGREREMAEIVRSLGCGRLLTLTGAGGCGKTRLALAVAARRGGDFRDGACFVDLAGLAEPDLVPEAVATALGLPLPPSGGSRQALVAQLTGRELLLVLDNCEHLVDACAALASQVIARCPGVVVLATSREPLRSYGERTFRVPSLGLPDPHRLPSVAELGRFASVRLFTERAAQADPGFRLTDRNATAVAQICFRLDGMPLALELAAARVHVLAPRQIAERLDDALVLLGRGDRRGVTRQETLLATLEWSHRLLDEEEQRLFRRLAVFVGGFSLAAAEQVCADGADEGAVLDVLDRLADKSLVSVEPRQDEVRYRLLETIRQYAAGRLRAAGEAAATEVRHRRFYLALAESWDREPPAGVPAATSLELEADHGNLRAALRSLLRDEPDGALRLAVALRSFWAERGLLAEGRRWLEDALAAAPDPSPQRARALMGRAVLAIRLGDGAPLEEIAEQIVAVHRGRPDPAALASAHCQRAILLWMRGSWERARTALDVARALALEAGEPSVLAAAAHLAGVWAVCRGEGAAAREAAGESLRLLEDVKTGCRPFFPVITPGYTVEEAASGQVSLYFEETVLAGRAVGPSRARGHALANLAWACRLDGDTGAATTAAERGVDCFRGLGDPYGESLALNTLGNVLRGAGDPEAAGPCLDAALAIRRRLGDRREEGITLGCLGLLRLAGGETGAARTAFTRALAGFEETDDLPGTINGLLHLGLVARASGDPVRARTLLGRARELEHVAGSTSAAGWVCLMLARLQEQAGQHRAAEATAARAGELFAGLGDARGTAALRRTMPRAAGGKAAAE
- a CDS encoding FAD-binding oxidoreductase — encoded protein: MSIDTAKGVLGDATIAELEAGLRGTVVRPDDADYDRARAVWNGCHDKHPALIVRCAGTADVIRAVEFARSQDLLVAVRGGSHSIAGFSTCDDGIVIDLSAMKGAVVDPVRRRVVAQPGMTWGDLDHETQAFGLAVTGGLVSTTGISGFTLGGGVGWLLRRHGLASDNLTAAEVVTADGRVVRADAREHPELFWALRGGGGNFGVVTSLEYQLHPVGPQILGGLIVYPLDQARQVVTGWRDLIGGMPDELTTLVNLMTAPPLPFLPEEVHGTRVAVVLGMYAGAPAAGEAAVAPLRALGTPVADLMGPMPYTGMQSMIDPLWAAGAQNYFTSAFIEPSDAALDAVLRRHLTTPTPNSELHLHQLGGAFARMPADATAFSQRDAGVLCNVVARSPDATDFDSHIAWARSTREEIARHGRGAMYVNFTGDAAEDKVRASYPDAVHRRLVAVKDTYDPANVFRLNQNIRPSKTS